A genomic window from Gemmatimonadota bacterium includes:
- a CDS encoding Rieske (2Fe-2S) protein codes for MARRDFVLRGLGTALLAGVWSALPRAAAASPIGWLEGRTEGDGIRYPVPADDGVQVDRGNELIVVRHAGLVAAFALSCPHQRSMLKWREKDGIFRCTKHGSEYSPDGAFLQGRATRNMDRLGIRLEGAEVVVDPATVYKSDEDAAGWAAAVVRIA; via the coding sequence ATGGCGCGACGTGACTTCGTGTTGCGCGGGCTCGGCACGGCGCTCCTGGCGGGTGTGTGGAGCGCGCTCCCGCGCGCGGCCGCAGCCAGCCCCATCGGCTGGCTGGAGGGCCGCACGGAGGGCGACGGGATCCGCTACCCGGTGCCGGCGGACGACGGCGTGCAGGTCGATCGCGGAAACGAGCTGATCGTCGTGCGGCACGCCGGCCTGGTCGCGGCGTTCGCGCTCTCCTGTCCGCACCAACGTTCGATGCTCAAGTGGCGGGAGAAGGACGGCATCTTCCGGTGCACGAAGCACGGTTCGGAATACTCGCCCGATGGCGCGTTCCTGCAGGGGCGCGCCACGCGCAACATGGATCGGCTGGGGATCCGTCTCGAAGGAGCCGAAGTCGTGGTGGACCCGGCCACCGTCTACAAGAGCGACGAAGACGCGGCCGGATGGGCCGCAGCCGTGGTCCGCATCGCCTGA
- a CDS encoding Rieske 2Fe-2S domain-containing protein, with product MWGGAGRGSGPGRRAFLEEGVRLAALALLAGACRDGSITGAELAVEVAVQLGAYPALAVQGGVARIAGVSPPLAVVHLGPGAYAALSLVCPHQGGRVDWTGAEFVCAEHGARFGVGGTWQGGRRTSGLHTWRTEYDAATDTLTIFPSA from the coding sequence ATGTGGGGTGGAGCCGGACGGGGGTCGGGCCCTGGCCGACGCGCCTTCCTCGAGGAAGGTGTGCGGCTCGCGGCGTTGGCGCTGTTGGCGGGCGCCTGCCGTGATGGCTCCATCACGGGTGCCGAGCTGGCCGTGGAGGTGGCGGTCCAGCTCGGTGCCTACCCCGCGCTCGCGGTGCAGGGAGGGGTCGCGCGCATCGCGGGCGTGAGCCCGCCGCTGGCGGTCGTGCACCTCGGCCCGGGCGCGTACGCTGCGCTGTCTCTGGTGTGCCCTCACCAGGGAGGGCGGGTGGACTGGACGGGAGCGGAGTTCGTCTGCGCCGAGCACGGAGCGCGCTTCGGCGTCGGGGGCACGTGGCAGGGCGGGCGACGGACGTCGGGGCTGCACACCTGGCGGACGGAGTACGATGCAGCCACGGACACGCTCACCATCTTCCCGTCCGCGTGA
- a CDS encoding sigma-54 dependent transcriptional regulator — translation MNETVLVVDDEPRIRRIVEMGLGDRGYRVLTATSAEEAERIFAAERIEAVVTDLQLPGRTGLELLAWVRERNPGVPVILITAFGTVETAVEALKAGAFDYVLKPFGMEEMEALVGRALDARGGAPPAPAPEADGIVAASAGMQRVLALVRQVAPAPTTVLVTGETGVGKEVVARAVHRASPRRDRSFVAVNCAAIPSELLEAELFGVARGAYTGAVKDRPGKLEVADGGTLFLDEIGDMPSTLQPKLLRVLQEGSVERLGSNQPRSVDVRIVAATHQDLAQRVRDGTFREDLYYRINVFPIHVPPLRERPEDIAALAPRAVEAFAARIGARHATLAPDVLARLQGYRWPGNVRELLNVLERAVLLTGEGRIEHVELPEDAGTQPGEPGDGRVEPLTDAVARAERAAIEAALARTRDNKAQAARLLGISVRTLFYKLEKLGLKQP, via the coding sequence ATGAACGAGACCGTTCTGGTCGTCGACGACGAGCCGCGCATCCGCCGGATCGTGGAGATGGGGCTCGGCGACCGTGGCTACCGGGTGCTCACGGCCACGAGCGCCGAGGAGGCCGAACGGATCTTCGCCGCCGAGAGGATCGAGGCCGTGGTCACGGACCTCCAGCTGCCAGGCCGCACCGGGCTCGAGCTGCTGGCCTGGGTGCGCGAGCGCAACCCCGGCGTGCCCGTCATCCTGATCACGGCGTTCGGCACGGTCGAGACCGCGGTCGAGGCCCTGAAGGCCGGAGCGTTCGACTACGTGCTCAAGCCCTTCGGCATGGAGGAGATGGAGGCGCTCGTGGGCCGGGCGCTGGACGCACGTGGCGGAGCGCCTCCCGCACCGGCGCCGGAGGCGGACGGGATCGTGGCCGCGAGCGCCGGGATGCAGCGCGTGCTCGCGCTCGTGCGGCAGGTCGCTCCGGCGCCCACCACCGTGCTCGTCACCGGCGAGACCGGAGTCGGCAAGGAAGTGGTGGCGCGCGCGGTCCACCGCGCCTCCCCCCGCCGCGACCGCTCGTTCGTGGCCGTCAACTGTGCGGCCATCCCGAGCGAGCTGCTCGAGGCCGAGCTGTTCGGCGTCGCCCGGGGCGCCTACACCGGCGCCGTGAAGGACCGCCCCGGGAAGCTCGAGGTCGCCGATGGCGGCACGCTCTTCCTGGACGAGATCGGCGACATGCCATCGACGCTGCAGCCGAAGCTGCTGCGGGTCCTGCAGGAGGGTTCGGTGGAGCGCCTGGGGTCGAACCAGCCCCGGTCCGTGGACGTGCGCATCGTGGCCGCCACCCACCAGGATCTCGCGCAACGCGTCCGGGACGGGACCTTCCGCGAGGATCTCTACTACCGCATCAACGTCTTCCCCATCCACGTTCCGCCGCTGCGCGAGCGGCCGGAGGACATCGCGGCGCTGGCCCCACGCGCGGTCGAGGCGTTCGCCGCGCGGATCGGCGCGCGCCACGCGACGCTCGCCCCCGACGTCCTCGCCCGCCTGCAGGGCTACCGCTGGCCGGGCAACGTGCGGGAGCTGCTCAATGTCCTCGAGCGTGCCGTGCTCCTGACGGGCGAGGGGCGCATCGAGCACGTCGAGCTCCCGGAGGATGCCGGGACGCAGCCGGGCGAGCCCGGGGACGGCCGCGTCGAGCCCTTGACCGACGCGGTCGCCCGCGCGGAGCGCGCGGCGATCGAAGCGGCGTTGGCGCGGACCCGGGACAACAAGGCCCAGGCGGCACGCCTCCTCGGCATCAGCGTGCGCACGCTCTTCTACAAGCTGGAGAAGCTGGGCCTCAAGCAGCCGTAG
- a CDS encoding HAMP domain-containing sensor histidine kinase: MHDLDTSDSRVANGSPWMTSLGGRLAILLAGFIVLATVGVVAREYRVGQERLVAETHRALESVVDVAAERLTASLRQRERLARLWAEMETSQDLAVDDIDKRVAESLAELAATLGGGTEAAAVDVRGARVLAASDPGRLDPATRTPLPGWVRATLGTVPAGVHLRSDGVVATADVRSRVDATPLGRIVLWTPLPAFLRAELPLDLSTTRLEDEEDHVLYRGDALDDDPSAWLWGTRTAATAAGPLRISTGRARADVVRALAASGRQLLTLAALFLLLALPAALLVSRSATSSLGRLTVAARELDAQRPGPLPTPSRWAPAEVRVLADAMGQMLERLEGARAELARTESLAAMGVLTKSLAHEIRTPLSVLKAGTEMLDRSAGTGPREREVTQMLQAEVGRLARLADDLLVFGRPSTPAPRAVDLEGVASAALAVLASDAEEKGVRLALSGGPTPAHADPDLLRQVVVNLVSNAIRACSAGGSVTVHVTSDPAGARLVVEDDGAGIAPDRLDEIWKPLVTTHRAGSGLGLPIVRQLVEAHGGRVEVRSTLGRGTRMIVTLPHEGTNA, translated from the coding sequence GTGCACGATCTGGATACCTCGGACAGTCGGGTGGCGAACGGGTCGCCCTGGATGACCTCGCTCGGTGGCCGGCTCGCGATCCTGCTCGCGGGCTTCATCGTCCTCGCTACGGTCGGCGTGGTCGCCCGCGAATATCGCGTCGGTCAGGAACGCCTGGTAGCCGAGACCCACCGCGCGCTCGAGTCCGTGGTCGACGTGGCCGCCGAGCGCCTGACCGCGTCGCTCCGCCAGCGTGAGCGGCTGGCGCGGCTCTGGGCCGAGATGGAGACGTCGCAGGATCTCGCCGTGGACGACATCGACAAGCGGGTCGCCGAATCGCTCGCCGAGCTCGCCGCGACGCTGGGGGGCGGGACCGAGGCAGCGGCCGTCGACGTCCGGGGCGCCCGCGTGCTCGCCGCGTCCGATCCCGGGCGCCTCGACCCGGCCACCCGCACCCCGTTGCCGGGCTGGGTGCGCGCCACGCTCGGCACCGTCCCGGCCGGCGTGCACCTGCGCTCCGACGGCGTCGTCGCCACCGCCGACGTCCGCTCGCGTGTCGATGCCACCCCGCTCGGCCGCATCGTGCTGTGGACCCCCTTGCCGGCCTTCCTGAGGGCCGAGCTGCCGCTGGACCTGTCCACCACCCGTCTCGAGGACGAAGAGGACCACGTCCTGTACCGCGGAGACGCGCTCGACGACGACCCGTCGGCCTGGCTGTGGGGAACGCGAACCGCGGCCACCGCGGCCGGTCCGCTCCGGATCTCCACGGGCCGCGCCCGCGCCGACGTCGTCCGTGCCCTGGCCGCATCCGGACGACAGCTGCTCACGCTCGCCGCGCTCTTCCTCCTGCTGGCGCTGCCGGCCGCCCTCCTCGTGAGCCGCTCCGCTACCTCCAGCCTGGGGCGTCTGACGGTCGCCGCCCGCGAGCTCGACGCGCAGCGGCCCGGCCCCCTCCCCACGCCCTCGCGCTGGGCTCCGGCCGAGGTCCGGGTCCTCGCCGATGCCATGGGCCAGATGCTCGAGCGGCTCGAGGGCGCGCGCGCAGAGCTGGCCCGCACGGAGTCGCTCGCCGCCATGGGTGTCCTGACCAAGAGCCTCGCACACGAGATCCGCACGCCCCTGTCCGTCTTGAAGGCCGGGACGGAGATGCTGGACCGCTCCGCGGGCACGGGTCCTCGTGAGCGGGAGGTGACGCAGATGCTGCAGGCCGAGGTCGGGCGCCTGGCCCGCCTCGCGGACGACCTGTTGGTCTTCGGCCGCCCCTCCACGCCCGCGCCCCGCGCCGTCGACCTCGAAGGCGTGGCCTCCGCGGCGCTCGCCGTCCTGGCGTCCGATGCCGAGGAGAAGGGCGTGCGCCTCGCGCTGTCCGGCGGTCCGACGCCGGCGCACGCCGACCCCGACCTGCTGCGACAGGTCGTGGTGAACCTCGTGAGCAACGCCATCCGCGCCTGCAGCGCCGGCGGCTCCGTCACGGTCCACGTCACGTCCGACCCGGCCGGCGCGCGGTTGGTCGTCGAAGACGATGGCGCGGGCATCGCACCCGACCGGCTCGACGAGATCTGGAAGCCGCTCGTCACCACCCACAGAGCCGGATCGGGGCTGGGCCTTCCCATCGTGCGTCAGCTCGTTGAAGCTCATGGCGGTCGGGTGGAGGTGCGGAGCACGCTCGGCCGAGGGACCCGCATGATCGTGACCCTGCCGCACGAAGGGACCAACGCATGA
- a CDS encoding MATE family efflux transporter: MSPTPEVYRSLLRLSAPVVVVQVGMMAMGVVDTLMVGRVSAADLGAVALGNLYWFSTVIFGQGTLFALDPLVSQAVGADDEPGVARSVQRGLLLALVFGAVAVILLALAEPVLRALDQPPDVVPIAAGYCRAAMGGTLPFLGFVVFRQALQAAGVLRPIVVTVLAANVLNAALNWVLVFGHAGAPALGAVGTGWASSASRWVMLIGVVGLAWPQVGPWLRRRPEAFRPAPVLRMVRLGLPVGLHMGAEYGAFAITGLLMGTLGTIAVASHQITLNLAALTFMVPLGVSQATAVLVGRAVGRGDPDGARRAARAGLTVGTGFMVVSAGLFLAVPDLLARAYTDEPGVLALAVRLIPIAGVFQIVDGLQVVAAGTLRGVGDTTVPMFAGLLGFYAVGLPIGFALSRTEGAAGAPGLWWGLAVGLGAVAAFLLLRVWIRFRGALERLEIDEVAPSVG, encoded by the coding sequence GTGTCGCCCACGCCCGAGGTCTACCGATCGCTGCTCCGTCTCTCCGCCCCGGTGGTGGTGGTGCAGGTGGGGATGATGGCCATGGGCGTCGTGGACACCCTCATGGTGGGGCGGGTCTCGGCCGCCGATCTCGGAGCCGTGGCGCTGGGCAACCTGTACTGGTTCTCCACGGTCATCTTCGGTCAGGGGACGCTGTTCGCGCTCGATCCGCTGGTCTCGCAGGCGGTGGGGGCCGACGACGAGCCCGGCGTGGCGCGCTCCGTCCAGCGCGGACTGCTCCTGGCGCTCGTGTTCGGGGCCGTGGCCGTGATCCTGTTGGCCCTGGCCGAGCCGGTGCTCCGCGCGCTCGATCAGCCTCCGGACGTCGTGCCCATCGCAGCCGGCTATTGCCGGGCGGCGATGGGTGGGACCCTCCCGTTCCTGGGGTTCGTGGTCTTCCGCCAGGCGCTGCAGGCGGCGGGGGTGCTGCGTCCGATCGTGGTCACCGTGCTCGCGGCCAACGTCCTGAATGCGGCGCTCAACTGGGTGCTCGTCTTCGGACATGCCGGTGCGCCGGCGCTGGGCGCCGTCGGGACCGGGTGGGCCTCCAGCGCGAGCCGGTGGGTGATGCTGATCGGCGTGGTGGGCCTCGCCTGGCCGCAGGTGGGGCCCTGGCTGCGGCGTCGACCGGAGGCCTTCCGGCCTGCGCCGGTGCTGCGCATGGTGCGACTGGGACTGCCCGTGGGCCTCCACATGGGCGCGGAATACGGCGCTTTCGCCATCACGGGCCTCCTGATGGGGACGCTCGGGACCATCGCGGTGGCGTCACACCAGATCACGCTCAACCTCGCGGCGCTCACGTTCATGGTGCCCCTCGGCGTGTCCCAGGCCACCGCGGTCCTCGTGGGTCGGGCCGTGGGTCGGGGCGACCCCGACGGCGCCCGGCGCGCGGCGCGCGCCGGCCTCACGGTGGGGACCGGCTTCATGGTGGTCTCCGCGGGCCTCTTCCTGGCCGTGCCGGACCTCCTGGCCCGCGCCTACACCGACGAACCCGGCGTGCTGGCGCTCGCCGTGCGCCTGATCCCTATCGCGGGGGTGTTCCAGATCGTCGATGGCCTGCAGGTCGTCGCGGCCGGCACGCTGCGCGGGGTGGGCGACACCACGGTGCCGATGTTCGCCGGTCTGCTGGGCTTCTACGCGGTGGGCCTGCCCATCGGCTTCGCGCTGTCCCGCACCGAGGGAGCGGCGGGCGCACCGGGTCTGTGGTGGGGCCTGGCGGTGGGTCTCGGGGCGGTGGCGGCGTTCCTGCTCCTGCGGGTCTGGATCCGTTTCCGGGGCGCGCTGGAGCGCCTGGAGATCGACGAGGTGGCACCGTCGGTCGGGTGA
- a CDS encoding LON peptidase substrate-binding domain-containing protein yields the protein MTRIPLFPLPIVLLPEGLLPLHIFEPRYRRMVARCLEYDRRFGLVFHDPDRSGPFLSEPGRVGCVAEIETFELLEDGRSLIVTRGSERFRIVAGVETGTPYYEADVEPYEDVDGVAPAFLKRRRETSLELFRAVLERLPSGPDGPDGLDADADVSFRLAAALHADADWMQDFLELREEAARLDRLDHVFRAVLDAGPPSRA from the coding sequence ATGACCCGGATTCCGCTCTTCCCGCTTCCGATCGTGCTGCTGCCCGAGGGGCTGCTCCCCCTCCACATCTTCGAGCCTCGCTACCGCCGCATGGTGGCACGCTGCCTGGAGTACGACCGCCGCTTCGGGCTCGTCTTCCACGACCCCGACCGCAGCGGGCCCTTCCTGAGCGAGCCGGGGCGGGTGGGGTGCGTGGCCGAGATCGAGACCTTCGAGCTGCTCGAGGACGGCCGGTCGCTGATCGTCACCCGCGGCAGCGAGCGGTTCCGCATCGTGGCCGGCGTCGAGACGGGCACCCCGTACTACGAGGCGGACGTGGAGCCCTACGAGGACGTGGACGGCGTCGCGCCGGCGTTCCTGAAGCGCCGTCGCGAAACCTCGCTGGAGCTGTTCCGCGCGGTGCTGGAGCGGCTCCCCAGTGGACCCGACGGCCCCGACGGCCTCGACGCCGACGCGGATGTCTCGTTCCGCCTGGCCGCGGCCCTGCACGCCGATGCCGATTGGATGCAGGACTTCCTCGAGCTGCGCGAGGAAGCCGCCCGCCTGGACCGGCTGGACCACGTCTTCCGGGCCGTGCTCGACGCCGGCCCTCCCTCGCGCGCCTGA
- the rfbC gene encoding dTDP-4-dehydrorhamnose 3,5-epimerase, producing the protein MRLTRLAIPDVALIDLVRHGDARGFFEESWRASRFRALGLDVEFVQDNLARSSRGVLRGLHYQLPPAAQGKLVRVTRGRVFDVAVDLRTGSSTFGRWVGAELSEDVPRLLWVPPGFAHGYLVLSESADFTYKVTAEYAPELERGLVWNDPTVDIDWPWDGEPELSSRDRALPDLASAAHVPATP; encoded by the coding sequence ATGCGGTTGACCCGGCTGGCCATCCCCGACGTGGCGCTCATCGACCTGGTGCGTCACGGCGATGCGCGCGGCTTCTTCGAGGAGAGCTGGCGCGCGTCCCGGTTCCGTGCGTTGGGCCTGGATGTCGAGTTCGTGCAGGACAACCTTGCACGCTCCTCGCGGGGTGTCCTGCGCGGGTTGCACTACCAGCTGCCGCCGGCCGCGCAGGGAAAGCTGGTGCGCGTGACGCGCGGACGCGTGTTCGACGTCGCGGTCGATCTGCGCACGGGCTCCTCGACGTTCGGGCGCTGGGTGGGCGCGGAGCTGTCGGAGGACGTGCCGCGCCTGTTGTGGGTGCCGCCGGGCTTCGCGCACGGCTACCTGGTGCTGTCGGAGTCCGCCGACTTCACCTACAAGGTCACCGCGGAGTACGCGCCCGAGCTCGAGCGGGGCCTCGTCTGGAACGATCCCACGGTGGACATCGATTGGCCGTGGGACGGCGAGCCGGAGCTGTCGTCCCGGGATCGTGCCCTTCCGGACCTCGCGAGCGCCGCGCACGTTCCGGCGACGCCGTGA
- the murB gene encoding UDP-N-acetylmuramate dehydrogenase, translated as MPTLAPDAVQQLSAALGSARLERDVPLAPLTTFRIGGPADLLFRARTADDLVDAVTAARAAGVPWFVLGKGANILVGDRGFRGLVIRSEVGGIEFLDGNRVRAGSGVETFPDLIDATVARELGGLHHFVGIPSTVGGALWQNLHFLSPAPERARTVFIEEVLESADLLTEEGERRTVGVEYFEFGYDQSVLHHRADIVLSATFRLEPTPLETLRQVMRENLMWRDERHPDLWLYPCAGSIFQKIEGIGAGRLIDECGLKGVVHGGAGIFHKHANIIVNLGGATAADVRTLIDLARNTVQKRLGYTLVPEIAFIGEF; from the coding sequence ATGCCGACCCTCGCCCCCGACGCCGTCCAGCAGCTGAGCGCCGCGCTCGGCTCCGCCCGCCTGGAGCGGGACGTCCCGCTGGCACCGCTCACGACGTTCCGCATCGGCGGGCCCGCGGACCTGCTCTTCCGCGCGCGCACCGCCGACGACCTGGTCGACGCCGTGACGGCCGCGCGCGCCGCGGGCGTCCCGTGGTTCGTGCTCGGCAAGGGCGCCAACATCCTGGTGGGCGACCGCGGCTTCCGCGGCCTGGTCATCCGCAGCGAGGTGGGCGGCATCGAGTTCCTGGACGGGAACCGCGTGCGCGCCGGCAGCGGGGTGGAGACCTTCCCGGACCTCATCGACGCGACCGTGGCACGGGAGCTGGGCGGGCTGCACCACTTCGTGGGAATCCCCAGCACGGTGGGCGGGGCGCTGTGGCAGAACCTGCACTTCCTCTCCCCCGCCCCCGAGCGGGCGCGCACGGTGTTCATCGAGGAGGTGCTGGAGTCCGCGGATCTGCTGACCGAGGAGGGCGAGCGCCGCACGGTGGGGGTGGAGTACTTCGAGTTCGGCTATGACCAATCCGTGCTGCACCACCGCGCCGACATCGTGCTGAGCGCCACGTTCCGGCTGGAGCCGACGCCGCTGGAGACGCTACGGCAGGTGATGCGGGAGAACCTGATGTGGCGGGATGAACGACATCCCGATCTGTGGCTCTATCCCTGCGCGGGCTCGATCTTCCAGAAGATCGAAGGCATCGGCGCGGGCCGTCTGATCGACGAGTGCGGGCTCAAAGGCGTCGTGCATGGCGGCGCCGGCATCTTCCACAAGCACGCGAACATCATCGTCAATCTGGGCGGCGCCACGGCCGCGGACGTCCGCACGCTGATCGACCTCGCGCGCAACACGGTCCAGAAGCGCCTCGGCTACACGCTCGTGCCCGAGATCGCCTTCATCGGAGAGTTCTGA
- a CDS encoding ABC transporter permease has protein sequence MRDEGVGPPVEREVDEELAFHIAMRVRELTARGWSEEAARAEALRRFGDIERVKSTCRDLGRRRDGRMRRKRWWDETTQDLRFAVRQFRRDWSFAGVAALTLTLAIGATVAAFSVAWGVAVQPLPYPDADRIVDVWMRYLPPSGFDIPKFDLSGPEALDLAEETGSLEAVAFYRGGTRSLTGGDAEPERLAVGRVSASLVRVLGVPPALGRWFEVEDDRTGASPTVVLGHGLWTERFGADPAIVGRSVELNGQATRVLGVMPRGFAFPDEARAWVPLGLDRSTEGTRGGHGVRVVARLRPDATLADLDSELTVSNARWAAAYEHNVAHFAWATSLKADLLGDAPRILRILLVAAGLVLLIACANVANLLLARGERRSFELTLRTALGAGRTRIVRQLVTESLVLSGGAALLGLLLAHGVTDALIAIDPRALPRLDEVRINGAVVAFAVGTGVLTALLFSVLPALALTRRRGITPGSGTRAIGSRGRSTLRDGLVVTEVGLGLVVVILAALVGRSLERLVRTDPGFDAERLMSFELTLPTARYPNDAQTPMVFARLTERLAAVPGVTAVALGDALPFGGAGNRWDFALDDRPPRGEGDLAWNARVSIVSTGFFETLGIPILEGRGFLPTDTPEGALVGVVSETMARTYWPGESAVGKRWGYERSDGDGTPYVNWITVVGVAREQYANRLDEETVPAVYLAHQQAARSGYYWPRGLSVVLRAREEPLALVPSVRAAMAEIDPDLPLADLRTLDDRLQASLAAPRLTSRVLGIFGALALLLAAVGIYGVVSYGVSGRIREIGVRVALGAGRARVTGMIVREGLGPVLLGALVGLVLAFWATRLVEGLLYGVAPTDPATFMLLPVALLGVGALACIVPALRATRVDPVEALREG, from the coding sequence ATGCGCGACGAGGGAGTGGGCCCGCCGGTCGAGCGCGAGGTGGACGAGGAGCTCGCGTTCCACATCGCGATGCGGGTGCGCGAGCTGACAGCACGCGGGTGGTCCGAGGAGGCCGCCCGCGCCGAGGCGCTGCGACGCTTCGGTGACATCGAGCGGGTGAAGTCGACCTGCCGTGACCTGGGACGGAGGAGGGACGGGCGGATGAGGCGGAAGCGGTGGTGGGATGAGACGACGCAGGACCTCCGGTTCGCCGTGCGCCAGTTCCGGCGCGACTGGAGCTTCGCCGGCGTGGCAGCGCTCACGCTCACGCTCGCCATCGGCGCCACGGTGGCCGCCTTCAGCGTCGCGTGGGGCGTCGCGGTGCAGCCGCTTCCCTATCCGGATGCCGACCGGATCGTGGACGTGTGGATGCGCTACCTGCCCCCGTCCGGCTTCGACATCCCGAAGTTCGATCTCTCCGGACCCGAGGCGCTGGACCTGGCGGAGGAGACGGGAAGCCTGGAGGCCGTGGCGTTCTATCGTGGGGGCACCCGCAGCCTCACCGGCGGGGACGCGGAACCGGAGCGCCTCGCGGTCGGTCGCGTCTCGGCGTCCCTGGTGCGAGTCCTCGGCGTCCCTCCCGCCCTGGGCCGGTGGTTCGAGGTGGAGGACGACCGGACCGGAGCCTCTCCCACGGTCGTCCTCGGACATGGATTGTGGACGGAGCGCTTCGGCGCCGACCCCGCGATCGTGGGACGCTCGGTGGAGTTGAACGGACAAGCCACCCGGGTGCTCGGCGTGATGCCCCGGGGCTTCGCGTTCCCGGACGAGGCCCGCGCCTGGGTGCCGCTCGGGCTGGACCGATCCACAGAGGGGACCCGAGGCGGTCACGGGGTACGGGTCGTGGCCCGACTGCGCCCCGATGCCACGCTGGCCGACCTGGATTCGGAGCTCACCGTCAGCAACGCGCGCTGGGCCGCGGCATACGAGCACAACGTCGCGCACTTCGCCTGGGCCACCTCGCTCAAGGCGGACCTGCTGGGCGATGCGCCGCGCATCCTGCGCATCCTGCTGGTCGCGGCAGGCCTGGTGCTGCTCATCGCCTGTGCGAACGTCGCCAACCTGCTGCTCGCGCGGGGCGAGCGTCGCTCGTTCGAGTTGACGCTGCGGACCGCGCTCGGGGCCGGACGGACCCGCATCGTCCGACAGCTCGTCACCGAGAGCCTGGTGCTGTCGGGCGGTGCCGCGCTGCTCGGCCTCCTCCTCGCGCACGGGGTCACGGACGCGCTCATCGCCATCGACCCCCGGGCGCTGCCCCGGCTCGACGAGGTGCGCATCAACGGCGCCGTCGTCGCGTTCGCCGTGGGGACGGGCGTCCTGACCGCCCTGCTCTTCAGCGTGCTGCCCGCCCTCGCGCTCACACGTCGTCGGGGGATCACTCCTGGCTCGGGCACCCGCGCGATCGGCAGCCGCGGTCGCTCCACGCTGCGCGACGGGCTCGTCGTCACCGAGGTCGGGCTGGGGCTCGTGGTCGTGATCCTCGCGGCGCTCGTCGGCCGCAGCCTGGAGCGCCTCGTGCGGACGGATCCCGGGTTCGACGCCGAGCGTCTCATGTCCTTCGAGCTCACGCTCCCCACGGCGCGGTATCCGAACGACGCGCAGACACCGATGGTCTTCGCGCGTCTCACCGAGCGTCTCGCCGCCGTGCCGGGGGTGACCGCAGTGGCGCTCGGCGATGCGCTCCCCTTCGGCGGCGCGGGCAATCGGTGGGACTTCGCCCTGGACGATCGGCCGCCCCGCGGGGAGGGAGATCTCGCGTGGAACGCGCGCGTGTCCATCGTCAGCACGGGGTTCTTCGAGACGCTGGGCATCCCGATCCTTGAGGGCCGGGGCTTCCTGCCCACGGATACGCCGGAGGGGGCGCTCGTGGGCGTCGTGAGCGAGACCATGGCGCGCACGTACTGGCCGGGCGAGAGCGCGGTGGGGAAACGCTGGGGCTACGAGAGGTCGGATGGCGACGGCACCCCGTACGTGAATTGGATCACCGTCGTCGGTGTGGCCCGCGAGCAGTACGCCAACCGCCTGGATGAGGAGACCGTCCCGGCCGTCTATCTGGCGCACCAGCAAGCGGCCCGTTCCGGATACTACTGGCCGCGCGGCCTCAGCGTGGTGTTGCGCGCACGAGAGGAGCCGCTGGCGCTCGTGCCGTCCGTGCGGGCTGCGATGGCGGAGATCGACCCCGATCTTCCGCTGGCCGATCTGCGCACCCTCGACGACCGCCTGCAGGCGTCCCTGGCGGCCCCGCGCCTGACCAGCCGTGTCTTGGGGATCTTCGGCGCGCTCGCCCTGCTGTTGGCGGCGGTCGGCATCTACGGGGTGGTGTCCTACGGCGTGTCCGGCCGGATCCGCGAGATCGGCGTTCGCGTCGCGTTGGGCGCGGGCCGCGCCCGCGTGACCGGCATGATCGTCCGGGAGGGGCTCGGGCCGGTCCTCCTCGGCGCCCTGGTGGGACTGGTCCTCGCGTTCTGGGCGACCCGTCTGGTGGAGGGGCTCCTCTACGGCGTCGCGCCCACCGATCCGGCCACCTTCATGCTGCTGCCGGTGGCGTTGCTGGGCGTGGGGGCACTCGCGTGCATCGTCCCGGCGCTGCGCGCGACCCGCGTCGATCCTGTCGAGGCGTTGCGCGAGGGCTGA
- a CDS encoding PadR family transcriptional regulator, which produces MTTDGRRLLHGTLDTLVLKTLSHGPLHGYAIARWLEERTGEAIAVEEGSLYPALYRLEKKGLLRSEWGVSELERRAKFYHLTARGRARLATETEAWRQFSRAVSSVLETR; this is translated from the coding sequence ATGACCACGGACGGACGCCGGCTCCTGCACGGCACGCTCGACACGCTCGTCCTCAAGACGCTCTCCCACGGACCGCTCCATGGCTACGCGATCGCGCGGTGGCTGGAGGAGCGCACCGGCGAAGCGATCGCGGTCGAAGAGGGGTCGCTGTACCCGGCCCTCTACCGCCTGGAGAAGAAGGGGTTGCTGCGCTCCGAGTGGGGCGTCTCCGAGCTGGAGCGCCGCGCGAAGTTCTACCACCTGACGGCCCGCGGCCGGGCGCGGCTCGCGACCGAGACCGAGGCGTGGCGGCAGTTCAGCCGGGCCGTCTCGTCGGTGCTCGAGACTCGCTGA